A DNA window from Actinomadura coerulea contains the following coding sequences:
- a CDS encoding SRPBCC family protein: MPREIEATATSAAAPEVIFKHLCVPEAWDEWGGFWTRVRRESAGQEHPNGLGAVRYVRSWREEVVAWDPPRHYGYIALAGHPERRLRADITLEPHFAGTLIRWRGEVDGFPGTGPLTSAVLRRRLDAYAHRVARHSERCEPGCPARLPGAL; the protein is encoded by the coding sequence ATGCCGCGTGAGATCGAGGCCACCGCCACATCCGCCGCCGCGCCTGAGGTGATCTTCAAGCACCTGTGCGTGCCGGAGGCATGGGACGAGTGGGGCGGTTTCTGGACCCGGGTGCGGCGGGAGTCCGCCGGCCAGGAGCACCCGAACGGACTCGGGGCCGTCCGGTACGTCCGGTCGTGGCGCGAGGAGGTCGTGGCCTGGGATCCACCACGGCACTACGGCTACATCGCGCTGGCCGGCCATCCGGAGCGGCGCCTTCGCGCGGACATCACGCTGGAGCCGCACTTCGCGGGCACGCTGATCCGCTGGCGCGGCGAGGTGGACGGCTTCCCGGGCACCGGACCGCTCACCAGCGCCGTCCTCCGCCGCCGCCTAGACGCCTACGCGCACCGGGTGGCGCGGCATTCCGAGCGCTGCGAACCAGGCTGCCCGGCCCGCCTGCCAGGCGCCCTCTAG
- a CDS encoding protealysin inhibitor emfourin codes for MRVTIESTGGFTGRSTVVAQYDTATLPAGQAGRVRRAVDALAAAHARGEPGEIGADLPAYRITVSGDGAEELGADGEPRVYEVRGDPTAGAASVLGTLLEGPDATP; via the coding sequence ATGCGCGTGACGATCGAGAGCACCGGCGGTTTCACCGGCCGCAGCACCGTCGTCGCGCAGTACGACACCGCGACCCTCCCCGCCGGACAGGCCGGCCGCGTCCGCCGGGCCGTGGACGCGCTGGCGGCCGCGCACGCCCGGGGCGAGCCCGGCGAGATCGGCGCCGACCTCCCCGCCTACCGGATCACGGTCTCCGGGGACGGCGCCGAGGAGCTCGGGGCGGACGGGGAGCCGCGCGTCTACGAGGTACGGGGCGACCCGACGGCCGGGGCCGCCTCCGTCCTGGGCACGCTCCTCGAAGGCCCCGACGCCACTCCCTGA
- the dhaK gene encoding dihydroxyacetone kinase subunit DhaK, translating into MRKLINAPADVVSDALRGLAAAHPSLKVDPGTGTVIRGDAPRTGKVALVSGGGSGHEPLHAGFVGHGMLDAACCGEVFTSPVPDQIIAATMAVDGGAGVLHLVKNYTGDVMNFQMAAELAEDEDIEVVSVIVDDDVAVEDSTFTAGRRGTGATLFIEKIAGALAEEGAPLAEVAAVAREVNERSRSFGVALSSCTVPAAGTPTFELGEDEMELGIGIHGEPGRERVRIGTAAQIVDAALSAIDADMPLSGSEVLVLVNGMGGTPLIEQYVAYAAAAQWLEGHGATVVRRLVGPYVTSLEMAGCMISVCRVTPELVRLWDAPVETPGLRWGR; encoded by the coding sequence ATGCGCAAACTCATCAACGCCCCGGCGGACGTGGTGTCCGACGCCCTGCGCGGACTGGCCGCCGCGCACCCGTCGCTGAAGGTCGACCCCGGGACCGGGACCGTCATAAGAGGGGACGCCCCGCGCACCGGGAAGGTGGCCCTTGTCTCGGGCGGCGGATCCGGTCACGAACCGCTGCACGCCGGATTCGTCGGTCACGGAATGCTGGACGCGGCCTGCTGCGGCGAGGTCTTCACCTCTCCCGTCCCCGACCAGATCATCGCCGCGACGATGGCGGTGGACGGCGGCGCGGGCGTGCTGCACCTGGTGAAGAACTACACGGGCGACGTCATGAACTTCCAGATGGCCGCCGAACTCGCCGAGGACGAGGACATCGAGGTCGTGTCGGTCATCGTCGACGACGACGTCGCGGTGGAGGACAGCACGTTCACCGCGGGGCGGCGCGGCACCGGCGCCACGCTGTTCATCGAGAAGATCGCCGGGGCGCTCGCCGAGGAGGGCGCCCCGCTCGCCGAGGTGGCGGCCGTGGCGCGGGAGGTGAACGAGCGCAGCAGGTCGTTCGGCGTGGCGCTGTCGTCCTGCACGGTTCCGGCGGCCGGGACGCCGACGTTCGAGCTGGGCGAGGACGAGATGGAGCTCGGCATCGGCATCCACGGCGAGCCGGGCCGCGAACGCGTCAGGATCGGCACCGCCGCGCAGATCGTGGACGCCGCGCTCAGCGCGATCGACGCGGACATGCCGCTGTCGGGCTCCGAGGTGCTCGTGCTGGTCAACGGGATGGGCGGCACCCCGCTGATCGAGCAGTACGTCGCCTACGCGGCGGCGGCGCAATGGCTGGAGGGGCACGGCGCGACCGTCGTCCGCCGCCTGGTCGGGCCGTACGTGACCAGCCTGGAGATGGCGGGCTGCATGATCAGCGTGTGCCGGGTGACGCCCGAGCTGGTCCGCCTGTGGGACGCGCCCGTCGAGACGCCGGGGCTGCGGTGGGGCCGATGA
- the dhaM gene encoding dihydroxyacetone kinase phosphoryl donor subunit DhaM: MVGIVIISHSRTLAEGVAEVARAMGVGKAVVEPAGGDAEGRLGTSIDLVEQAVAAADDGDGVVLLADLGSSVLTAKMLIEDAEGDAVLLADAPLVEGAVAAASMAATGADLTTVHTAAESARDHRKTN, from the coding sequence ATGGTCGGCATCGTCATCATCTCCCACAGCCGGACGCTCGCCGAAGGCGTCGCCGAGGTCGCCCGCGCCATGGGCGTCGGCAAGGCCGTCGTCGAACCCGCCGGCGGGGACGCCGAGGGGCGCCTCGGGACGAGCATCGACCTCGTCGAGCAGGCGGTCGCCGCGGCGGACGACGGCGACGGCGTCGTGCTGCTCGCCGACCTCGGCAGTTCCGTGCTGACCGCCAAGATGCTCATCGAGGACGCCGAAGGCGACGCCGTGCTGCTCGCCGACGCCCCGCTGGTCGAGGGCGCCGTCGCCGCCGCGTCCATGGCCGCGACCGGCGCGGACCTCACCACCGTCCACACCGCGGCCGAATCCGCCCGCGACCACCGCAAGACGAACTGA
- a CDS encoding nucleoside hydrolase, translated as MTKAPKILYDCDTGIDDAMTLLYLASLVQAGQAELTAVGTVHGNIDPMTGALNTLRVLEAAGVPAGEPGPGGPVVPVAVGAARPMAQDVHYALDWHGTDGLGDTRLPEPAGRPVAEPAAAQIVRLARAMPGELTLLATGPLTNLGSALLLDGELPSLIREVVVMGGAFDHPGNITTHAEANIWHDPEAADLVFAADWPIVLVPLDATHPTAVHDDWLDGLAAHDTPVARFAANILEFYADAYTPTLKRRGAVIHDALAAMLIVDPDLGEYVQRPVRVELRGELTRGTTVWDARSLPAEDTRRPVKVAVGSDVARFQERLLSALLTF; from the coding sequence GTGACGAAGGCACCGAAGATCCTTTACGACTGCGACACCGGCATCGACGACGCGATGACGCTGCTCTACCTGGCCTCGCTGGTCCAGGCGGGGCAGGCGGAGCTGACGGCGGTCGGCACGGTGCACGGGAACATCGACCCGATGACCGGCGCGCTGAACACGCTGCGCGTCCTGGAGGCCGCCGGCGTTCCCGCGGGCGAGCCCGGGCCGGGCGGGCCGGTGGTGCCGGTCGCGGTCGGCGCCGCCCGGCCGATGGCGCAGGACGTCCACTACGCGCTGGACTGGCACGGCACCGACGGCCTCGGCGACACGCGCCTTCCCGAGCCCGCGGGGCGCCCGGTCGCCGAGCCCGCCGCCGCGCAGATCGTCCGGCTGGCCCGCGCGATGCCCGGCGAGCTGACCCTGCTCGCGACGGGCCCGCTGACCAACCTCGGCTCGGCCCTGCTGCTGGACGGCGAGCTGCCGTCGCTGATCCGCGAGGTCGTGGTGATGGGCGGCGCGTTCGACCACCCGGGCAACATCACCACGCACGCCGAGGCGAACATCTGGCACGACCCCGAGGCCGCCGACCTGGTGTTCGCGGCGGACTGGCCGATCGTCCTGGTGCCGCTGGACGCCACGCACCCGACCGCCGTCCACGACGACTGGCTGGACGGGCTGGCCGCGCACGACACCCCCGTCGCCCGGTTCGCCGCGAACATCCTGGAGTTCTACGCGGACGCCTACACCCCCACCCTCAAGCGCCGGGGCGCCGTCATCCACGACGCCCTCGCCGCGATGCTGATCGTCGACCCGGACCTCGGCGAGTACGTCCAGCGTCCGGTCCGGGTGGAGCTGCGGGGCGAGCTGACGCGCGGGACGACCGTGTGGGACGCCCGCTCGCTGCCCGCCGAGGACACCCGCCGTCCCGTGAAGGTGGCCGTGGGCAGCGACGTGGCGCGGTTCCAGGAGCGCCTGCTGTCGGCCCTCCTCACCTTCTGA
- a CDS encoding PIG-L deacetylase family protein gives MVEDVTNVLDDSELQRILVVMAHPDDVDFGAAGTVAGWTDRGIEVVYLMVTDGDAGGFDDGVTREEMAVLRREEQRAAAKCVGVGDVRFLGYPDGRVETGFGLRRDIARVIRQVRPDRVLMPSPERNYERIYPSHPDHRAVGAAALDAVYPDARNPYAYPELLADEGLEAWTAREVWLSGGPVVNHYVDITGQFDRKVNALRAHASQTAHMGDGLPEMLRGWLGANAAAAGLPEGRLAESFQVIDTA, from the coding sequence ATGGTTGAAGATGTGACCAACGTTCTGGACGACAGCGAGCTGCAGCGGATCCTCGTCGTGATGGCGCACCCCGACGACGTCGACTTCGGCGCGGCCGGCACGGTCGCGGGCTGGACGGACCGCGGCATCGAGGTCGTCTACCTCATGGTCACCGACGGCGACGCGGGAGGCTTCGACGACGGCGTCACCCGCGAGGAGATGGCCGTTCTGCGCCGCGAGGAGCAGCGCGCCGCGGCCAAGTGCGTGGGGGTCGGCGACGTCCGGTTCCTCGGCTACCCGGACGGGCGGGTCGAGACGGGCTTCGGCCTGCGCCGCGACATCGCCCGCGTGATCCGGCAGGTGCGCCCGGACCGGGTGCTGATGCCGAGCCCCGAGCGCAACTACGAGCGGATCTACCCGAGCCACCCCGACCACCGGGCGGTCGGCGCGGCCGCGCTCGACGCCGTCTACCCCGACGCCCGCAACCCCTACGCCTACCCGGAGCTGCTCGCCGACGAGGGCCTGGAGGCGTGGACGGCGCGCGAGGTGTGGCTGTCCGGCGGCCCGGTCGTCAACCACTACGTCGACATCACCGGCCAGTTCGACCGGAAGGTGAACGCGCTGCGGGCGCACGCCAGCCAGACCGCGCACATGGGGGACGGCCTGCCGGAGATGCTGCGCGGCTGGCTCGGGGCCAACGCCGCCGCCGCGGGGCTGCCCGAGGGACGTCTCGCCGAGTCCTTCCAGGTCATCGACACCGCCTGA
- the dhaL gene encoding dihydroxyacetone kinase subunit DhaL: protein MSTGSMDAGDFAAWIGRTAERVSADAERLTRLDAAIGDGDHGLNLDRGFRAAVEALPGDVPPGKVLIAAGRAIVSKTGGASGPLYGTALRRAGKVFGDAADVDAAALGAALRAALEGVQDLGKAAEGDKTMVDALAPAVAAYEAALADGSDLAGCARAAADAAAKGADDTVPMRARKGRASYLGERSEGHMDPGASSTALVLEALADIAESPDAGGSDAAGEG from the coding sequence ATGAGCACGGGCTCGATGGACGCGGGGGACTTCGCGGCGTGGATCGGGCGGACGGCCGAGCGGGTGTCCGCCGACGCCGAGCGGCTGACGCGGCTGGACGCGGCGATCGGCGACGGCGACCACGGCCTCAACCTCGACCGCGGCTTCCGCGCCGCGGTGGAGGCGCTGCCCGGGGACGTCCCGCCGGGCAAGGTGCTGATCGCGGCCGGCCGGGCCATCGTGTCGAAGACCGGCGGCGCGTCCGGGCCCCTCTACGGGACGGCGCTGCGCCGCGCGGGCAAGGTGTTCGGCGACGCCGCCGACGTGGACGCCGCCGCGCTCGGCGCCGCGCTCCGGGCCGCCCTTGAGGGCGTCCAGGATCTCGGCAAGGCCGCCGAGGGCGACAAGACGATGGTCGACGCGCTGGCTCCGGCCGTCGCGGCGTACGAGGCGGCCCTGGCGGACGGCTCCGACCTCGCCGGATGCGCGCGGGCCGCCGCCGACGCCGCCGCGAAGGGCGCGGACGACACCGTCCCGATGCGGGCGCGCAAGGGCCGGGCGAGCTACCTGGGCGAGCGCAGCGAGGGGCACATGGACCCCGGCGCCTCGTCCACCGCCCTGGTCCTCGAAGCCCTCGCCGACATCGCGGAATCGCCCGATGCCGGGGGATCAGACGCCGCGGGGGAGGGGTGA
- the pcrA gene encoding DNA helicase PcrA, which produces MSKTEAHPLLDGLNPQQRAAVVHSGSPLLIVAGAGSGKTRVLTHRIAHLLGEREVHPGQILAITFTNKAAAEMKERVDALVGPRSRAMWVMTFHSACVRILRREAKRLGFPTSFSIYDQADANRLMALVCRELDLDPKRYPPKSFSAQVSNLKNELIDYETFKARASTHMEQTLAEAYEMYQARLQQAGAMDFDDLIMMTVNLLQVFPEAAEHYRRRFRHVLVDEYQDTNHAQYELVRELTAPVEGVGPAELCVVGDADQSIYAFRGATIRNILEFERDYTDATTILLEQNYRSTQTILSAANAVIERNADRKPKKLWSDQGEGHKIIGYVADNEHDEAAFVAREVDRLTDDGEARPGDVAIFYRTNAQSRVFEEVFIRVGLPYKVVGGVRFYERKEIRDALAYLRCLANPEDTVSLRRILNVPKRGIGDRAEACVEAYASRERISFWQALRRPEDVPGMATRSLNAVRDFVTLLDELRAAAETLAPADLIAEVLKASGYLAELQASKDPQDETRIENLQELEAVAREFEERLDGEPAEGRLPEFLEQVALVADADSIPGGAKGGPVPPGEQPDESEHGVVTLMTLHTAKGLEFPVVFLTGMEDGVFPHLRAMSNPKELEEERRLAYVGITRARQRLYVSRATMRSSWGAPQVNPPSRFLGEVPKSLVEWEREASSTSGSAMSRMAERPGTRSPGNRPVPSLSPGDKVTHDAFGLGTVVSVYDKGEKASVDFGGDYGVRTLVLRFATIEKL; this is translated from the coding sequence ATGTCGAAGACCGAAGCTCACCCCTTGCTTGACGGCCTCAACCCGCAGCAGCGCGCCGCCGTCGTGCACTCCGGCAGCCCCCTGCTGATCGTCGCCGGCGCCGGCTCGGGCAAGACCCGGGTGCTCACCCACCGCATCGCCCACCTGCTCGGCGAGCGGGAGGTGCATCCCGGCCAGATCCTCGCGATCACCTTCACCAACAAGGCCGCGGCCGAGATGAAGGAGCGGGTGGACGCCCTCGTCGGGCCGCGCTCGCGGGCCATGTGGGTGATGACGTTCCACTCCGCGTGCGTCCGGATCCTGCGCCGCGAGGCCAAGCGCCTCGGCTTCCCCACGAGCTTCTCGATCTACGACCAGGCCGACGCGAACCGGCTGATGGCGCTCGTCTGCCGCGAGCTCGACCTCGATCCCAAGCGCTACCCGCCGAAGTCGTTCAGCGCCCAGGTCTCCAACCTGAAGAACGAGCTGATCGACTACGAGACGTTCAAGGCGCGGGCGTCCACGCACATGGAGCAGACGCTCGCCGAGGCCTACGAGATGTACCAGGCGCGGCTGCAGCAGGCCGGCGCCATGGACTTCGACGACCTGATCATGATGACGGTCAACCTGCTCCAGGTGTTCCCGGAGGCCGCCGAGCACTACCGGCGCCGCTTCCGGCACGTCCTGGTCGACGAGTACCAGGACACCAACCACGCGCAGTACGAGCTCGTCCGCGAGCTGACCGCGCCCGTGGAGGGCGTCGGGCCCGCCGAGCTGTGCGTCGTCGGCGACGCCGACCAGTCGATCTACGCGTTCCGCGGGGCGACCATCCGCAACATCCTCGAGTTCGAGCGCGACTACACCGACGCGACCACGATCCTGCTGGAGCAGAACTACCGCTCCACGCAGACGATCCTGTCCGCCGCCAACGCCGTCATCGAGCGCAACGCCGACCGCAAGCCCAAGAAGCTCTGGTCCGACCAGGGCGAGGGCCACAAGATCATCGGCTATGTGGCCGACAACGAGCACGACGAGGCCGCGTTCGTCGCCCGCGAGGTCGACCGGCTCACCGACGACGGCGAGGCCCGCCCCGGCGACGTCGCGATCTTCTACCGCACCAACGCGCAGTCGCGCGTCTTCGAAGAGGTCTTCATCCGGGTCGGGCTGCCGTACAAGGTCGTCGGCGGCGTCCGGTTCTACGAGCGCAAGGAGATCCGCGACGCGCTCGCCTACCTGCGCTGCCTCGCCAACCCCGAGGACACCGTCTCCCTGCGCCGCATCCTGAACGTCCCCAAGCGGGGCATCGGCGACCGCGCCGAGGCCTGCGTCGAGGCGTACGCGTCCCGCGAGCGCATCTCGTTCTGGCAGGCCCTCCGGAGGCCCGAGGACGTCCCCGGCATGGCGACCCGCTCGCTCAACGCCGTCCGCGACTTCGTCACCCTGCTGGACGAGCTGCGCGCCGCCGCCGAGACGCTCGCCCCCGCCGATCTGATCGCCGAGGTGCTGAAGGCCAGCGGCTACCTGGCCGAGCTCCAGGCCTCCAAGGACCCGCAGGACGAGACCCGCATCGAGAACCTCCAGGAACTCGAAGCCGTCGCCCGCGAATTCGAGGAGCGCCTCGACGGGGAGCCGGCCGAGGGCCGCCTCCCCGAGTTCCTGGAGCAGGTCGCCCTCGTCGCCGACGCCGACTCCATCCCTGGGGGCGCGAAGGGCGGGCCCGTGCCGCCGGGAGAGCAGCCCGACGAAAGCGAGCACGGCGTCGTCACCCTGATGACGCTGCACACCGCGAAGGGCCTCGAATTCCCGGTCGTCTTCCTCACCGGCATGGAGGACGGCGTCTTCCCGCACCTGCGCGCCATGAGCAACCCCAAGGAACTCGAAGAGGAACGCCGCCTCGCCTACGTCGGCATCACGCGCGCCCGGCAACGCCTCTACGTCTCCCGGGCCACGATGCGCAGCTCGTGGGGGGCACCGCAGGTCAACCCGCCGTCCCGCTTCCTCGGCGAGGTCCCGAAATCCCTCGTCGAATGGGAACGCGAGGCGTCCTCCACGTCCGGCTCCGCCATGTCGCGGATGGCGGAGCGCCCGGGAACCCGCTCACCGGGAAACCGTCCGGTCCCGTCCCTGTCGCCAGGCGACAAGGTCACCCACGACGCCTTCGGCCTCGGCACCGTCGTCTCCGTCTACGACAAGGGCGAGAAGGCCAGCGTGGACTTCGGCGGCGACTACGGCGTCCGCACCCTGGTCCTTCGCTTCGCCACCATCGAAAAGCTCTGA